A region from the Nesterenkonia lacusekhoensis genome encodes:
- the trpD gene encoding anthranilate phosphoribosyltransferase, giving the protein MDTQAETSELTWPVLLETLLAAEDLTAETAAWAMGQLMSGELSDAQIAGFLIALRAKGETAQELVGLSSAMMDRALPAQISGPTLDIVGTGGDRLGTVNISTMSSLVAAGAGATVVKHGNRGASSTAGAADVIEALGVDLSLPTDRVIRAAEQVGITFLFAQTFHPSMRFVGPARKRLGVRTIFNFLGPLANPARVSAQALGCASLELAPKMADVLAARGTRGLVFRGQDGRDKITASAASDLWEVRDGAVEHLELAPEDVGLPRCAVEDLQGGTGEENAEIVRRLLRGEHGPVRHAVLLNAAAGLTALDEDAAGPLLSRLERNIERAAQSLDSGAAAEVLQRWTKFSAAS; this is encoded by the coding sequence ATGGATACACAGGCTGAGACCTCCGAACTGACCTGGCCCGTCCTGCTCGAGACGCTGCTCGCCGCCGAGGACCTCACGGCAGAGACCGCCGCCTGGGCGATGGGCCAGCTCATGAGCGGAGAGCTCAGCGACGCACAGATCGCCGGATTCCTGATCGCACTGCGCGCCAAAGGAGAGACCGCACAGGAACTCGTGGGCCTCAGCAGCGCCATGATGGACAGGGCCCTGCCGGCCCAGATCTCCGGGCCCACCCTGGACATCGTCGGCACGGGCGGAGATCGCTTGGGCACGGTCAACATCTCCACCATGTCTTCTCTGGTGGCCGCGGGCGCCGGTGCCACAGTGGTCAAGCATGGCAACCGAGGCGCCTCCAGCACAGCTGGTGCCGCCGATGTCATCGAAGCGCTCGGCGTCGACCTCTCCCTGCCGACCGACCGGGTGATCCGGGCAGCCGAGCAGGTGGGCATCACGTTCCTCTTCGCCCAGACCTTCCATCCCTCCATGCGCTTCGTCGGCCCCGCCCGCAAACGCCTGGGCGTGCGCACCATCTTCAACTTTCTGGGCCCGTTGGCCAATCCGGCCCGAGTGAGTGCGCAGGCCCTGGGCTGTGCCAGCCTGGAGCTGGCGCCGAAGATGGCGGATGTGCTCGCAGCCCGGGGCACCCGCGGCCTGGTGTTCCGCGGTCAGGACGGCCGGGACAAGATCACCGCGTCGGCGGCCAGCGACCTCTGGGAGGTCCGGGACGGCGCTGTGGAGCACCTGGAGCTCGCTCCCGAAGACGTGGGGCTCCCACGCTGTGCTGTGGAAGACCTGCAGGGCGGCACCGGAGAGGAGAACGCCGAGATCGTACGTCGGCTCCTGCGGGGCGAGCACGGGCCTGTGCGGCACGCCGTGCTGCTCAATGCGGCCGCGGGCCTGACCGCCCTGGATGAGGACGCCGCAGGCCCCCTGCTCTCCCGTCTGGAGCGCAACATCGAGCGCGCGGCCCAGTCGTTGGACTCCGGCGCGGCGGCCGAGGTCCTGCAACGCTGGACGAAGTTCTCAGCAGCCTCCTGA
- the def gene encoding peptide deformylase: protein MTIRPITVHGEPVLHRRAVEVETIDDEIRTLIADMDETLDASHGVGLAAPQVGVGLRIFNWKYDGDTSGAPSRGVIINPRLRLIGKVSKEDPDPEEETEGCLSAPGYGFPLKRSDHVEIQGLDAQGSAVRFEATGWFARIMQHEYDHLDGYLYVNRLNPRWAKRWKKVLKKEGWTEPGHSWMPGEDPDPFGHDEEDEPQS from the coding sequence ATGACCATCCGGCCCATCACCGTCCACGGCGAGCCTGTGCTGCACCGCCGTGCCGTCGAAGTAGAGACCATCGACGACGAGATCCGCACACTCATCGCTGATATGGACGAGACCCTGGACGCCTCCCACGGCGTCGGGCTCGCCGCTCCACAGGTGGGCGTGGGTCTGCGGATCTTCAACTGGAAGTACGACGGCGACACCTCAGGGGCGCCCAGCCGCGGGGTGATCATCAATCCACGGCTTCGGCTGATCGGCAAGGTCTCCAAAGAGGATCCGGATCCGGAGGAGGAGACGGAGGGGTGCCTCTCTGCTCCCGGCTATGGGTTCCCGCTCAAGCGCTCTGATCATGTCGAGATCCAGGGACTGGACGCGCAAGGGTCTGCTGTGCGCTTCGAAGCCACAGGATGGTTCGCCCGGATCATGCAGCATGAGTACGACCATCTGGACGGCTACCTCTATGTGAACCGCTTGAACCCGAGATGGGCCAAGCGGTGGAAGAAGGTTCTGAAGAAGGAGGGGTGGACAGAACCTGGCCACTCATGGATGCCGGGCGAGGACCCGGATCCGTTCGGCCACGACGAGGAGGACGAGCCCCAGTCCTGA